The following are encoded together in the Mesoterricola sediminis genome:
- the ychF gene encoding redox-regulated ATPase YchF, producing the protein MAVQCGIVGLPNVGKSTLFNALTRAGAASANYPFCTIEPNTGVVDVPDSRLDKLAAIVNPARIMPASQEFVDIAGLVRGASKGEGLGNAFLANIRETDAIVQVVRCFEDGDITHVEGGVNPVRDLAIIDTELIVKDLDGAEKALDRHRKVAKSGNKESQALVAVLEKVHAVLDAGAWAKTAELGREDLALVKSFGFITLKPMLLVGNISEQDIPAPEGNPHYAALVAAAAERGCPVIPICSKLEAEIQELSPEERPLFLEEAGLSEPGLDRLIQASFRLLNLHTYFTAGPKEVRAWTIPIGATAPQAAGVIHTDFEKGFIRAQVIGYEDYISLKGEQGAKEAGRMRSEGKEYVVKDGDVMHFLFNV; encoded by the coding sequence ATGGCAGTCCAGTGCGGCATCGTGGGCCTTCCCAATGTTGGCAAGTCCACGCTTTTCAATGCCTTGACCCGGGCCGGGGCGGCCTCGGCCAACTATCCCTTCTGCACCATCGAGCCCAACACGGGCGTGGTGGACGTACCGGACAGCCGGCTTGACAAGCTGGCGGCCATCGTGAACCCGGCCCGCATCATGCCGGCCAGCCAGGAATTCGTGGACATCGCCGGCCTCGTCCGGGGCGCCTCCAAGGGCGAGGGCCTGGGCAACGCCTTCCTCGCCAACATCCGCGAGACCGACGCCATCGTCCAGGTGGTCCGGTGCTTCGAGGACGGGGACATCACCCACGTGGAGGGCGGGGTCAACCCCGTCCGGGACCTGGCCATCATCGACACCGAGCTGATCGTGAAGGACCTGGACGGGGCCGAGAAGGCCCTGGACCGCCACCGCAAGGTGGCCAAGAGCGGCAACAAGGAGTCCCAGGCCCTGGTGGCCGTCCTCGAGAAGGTCCACGCCGTCCTGGACGCCGGCGCCTGGGCGAAGACGGCGGAGCTCGGCCGGGAGGACCTGGCCCTGGTGAAGTCCTTCGGCTTCATCACGCTCAAGCCCATGCTCCTGGTGGGCAACATCTCCGAGCAGGACATCCCCGCCCCCGAGGGCAACCCCCACTACGCCGCCCTGGTGGCGGCCGCCGCGGAGCGCGGCTGCCCGGTGATCCCCATCTGCAGCAAGCTGGAGGCGGAGATCCAGGAGCTGAGCCCCGAGGAACGGCCCCTCTTCCTGGAGGAGGCCGGCCTCTCCGAGCCCGGCCTCGACCGGCTGATCCAGGCCTCCTTCCGGCTGCTCAACCTCCACACCTACTTCACCGCCGGCCCCAAGGAAGTGCGCGCCTGGACCATCCCCATCGGGGCCACCGCCCCCCAGGCGGCGGGCGTGATCCACACCGACTTCGAGAAGGGGTTCATCCGCGCCCAGGTCATCGGTTATGAGGATTACATCAGCCTCAAGGGTGAACAGGGGGCCAAGGAAGCCGGCCGCATGCGGTCCGAGGGGAAGGAATACGTCGTAAAGGATGGCGACGTCATGCATTTCCTCTTCAACGTCTAA
- a CDS encoding aldose 1-epimerase family protein, producing MAVYTIASDELTAAVRTAGAELCRLRTRKGLSLLWGGDAAVWARQAPNLFPVVGGLKDDTLRHKGRAHSMPKHGFARDREWTLKRLCGHEVVLRLRDDEGTRAMYPFAFDLLVTFRLDGEALRVQYDLTNPGDAPLLASLGAHPAFRWPLAEGAPRDRHRILFERPETPFLPVLDARGLFGPGNMPSPLNHRELRLSDAVFREDALVFNPVESRHVRYSGPGTPVVEVSWEGFHQLGIWSKPGAGFVCIEPWRGFASPASFDGEFGEKPGVFQVAPGATTSCAYTIRVLPA from the coding sequence TTGGCCGTCTACACCATCGCGAGCGACGAGCTCACCGCAGCGGTGCGAACCGCGGGCGCGGAGCTCTGCCGCCTGCGCACCCGCAAGGGGCTGAGCCTCCTCTGGGGGGGCGACGCCGCCGTGTGGGCCCGCCAGGCGCCGAACCTCTTCCCCGTCGTCGGGGGCCTGAAGGACGACACCCTCCGCCACAAGGGGCGCGCCCACTCCATGCCGAAGCACGGCTTCGCCCGGGACCGGGAATGGACCCTCAAGCGCCTCTGCGGCCACGAGGTGGTGCTCCGCCTCCGGGACGACGAGGGCACCCGGGCCATGTACCCCTTCGCCTTCGACCTCCTGGTGACCTTCCGCCTGGACGGGGAGGCCCTGCGGGTCCAGTACGACCTGACCAACCCCGGCGACGCCCCCCTCCTGGCGAGCCTGGGCGCCCATCCCGCCTTCCGCTGGCCCCTCGCCGAGGGCGCCCCCCGGGACCGCCACCGGATCCTCTTCGAGCGGCCCGAGACCCCCTTCCTGCCCGTGCTGGACGCCCGCGGCCTCTTCGGGCCGGGCAACATGCCCAGCCCCCTGAACCACCGGGAGCTCCGCCTCTCCGACGCCGTGTTCCGGGAGGACGCCCTGGTCTTCAACCCGGTGGAGAGCCGCCACGTGCGCTACTCCGGCCCCGGCACCCCCGTGGTCGAGGTGAGCTGGGAGGGCTTCCACCAGCTGGGCATCTGGTCCAAGCCCGGGGCCGGCTTCGTCTGCATCGAGCCCTGGCGCGGCTTCGCGAGCCCCGCCAGCTTCGACGGCGAGTTCGGCGAGAAGCCCGGCGTCTTCCAGGTGGCCCCGGGGGCCACCACGAGCTGCGCCTACACCATCCGGGTGCTCCCCGCCTGA
- the hisC gene encoding histidinol-phosphate transaminase — protein MTLLSNQAFDILRQIPLYVPGKPIQEVQRELGLASIVKLASNENPWGPTEAVKARLRKAVEGSSDEGLGLYPVSDGYYLRTAIARRRGLNVDQLILGNGSSEIIEMAAKAALVGGGSAVAPKHAFAIYGIATQTAGGRFIECPCSPTELDVDAILAAVQADTRVVFLGNPNNPTGVMLGREGLERLVRDLRDDILLVVDQAYAEYEDPETYPDAKAYLEERSNLLVLHTFSKIHALAALRIGYGIGHHKLLALLERVRSPFNTNMLAQAAAEVAIEDYAFEAMSRARNHEARQAFLKEAQEHRCQVTGMAGNFMLLESMLPAAELFKDLLRAGVIVRPMQGYGLPNHVRVTMGKPEEMDAFWAAITPILDNAGCGCR, from the coding sequence ATGACCCTCCTGTCCAACCAGGCCTTCGACATCCTCCGCCAGATCCCCCTCTACGTGCCGGGCAAGCCGATCCAGGAAGTCCAGCGCGAGCTGGGCCTCGCGTCCATCGTCAAGCTGGCCAGCAACGAGAACCCCTGGGGCCCCACCGAGGCCGTGAAGGCCCGGCTCCGCAAGGCGGTGGAAGGTTCCAGCGACGAGGGGCTGGGCCTCTACCCCGTCTCCGACGGCTACTACCTGCGCACGGCCATCGCGCGCCGGCGGGGCCTGAACGTCGACCAGCTCATCCTCGGCAACGGCTCCAGCGAGATCATCGAGATGGCGGCCAAGGCGGCCCTGGTGGGCGGCGGCAGCGCCGTGGCGCCCAAGCACGCCTTCGCCATCTACGGCATCGCCACCCAGACGGCGGGCGGCCGGTTCATCGAGTGCCCCTGCAGCCCCACGGAGCTGGACGTGGACGCCATCCTGGCCGCCGTGCAGGCTGACACCCGCGTCGTCTTTCTCGGCAACCCCAACAACCCCACCGGCGTCATGCTCGGCCGGGAGGGCCTGGAGCGCCTGGTGCGCGACCTGCGCGACGACATCCTCCTCGTGGTGGACCAGGCCTACGCCGAGTACGAGGACCCCGAGACCTACCCCGACGCCAAGGCCTACCTGGAGGAGCGGAGCAACCTGCTCGTCCTGCACACCTTCAGCAAGATCCACGCCCTGGCGGCCCTGCGCATCGGCTACGGCATCGGCCACCACAAGCTCCTGGCCCTCCTGGAGCGCGTGCGCAGCCCCTTCAACACCAACATGCTGGCCCAGGCGGCCGCCGAGGTGGCCATCGAGGACTACGCCTTCGAGGCCATGTCCCGCGCCCGGAACCACGAGGCCCGCCAGGCCTTCCTCAAGGAAGCCCAGGAGCACCGGTGCCAGGTGACGGGCATGGCCGGGAACTTCATGCTGCTCGAGTCCATGCTGCCCGCGGCCGAGCTCTTCAAGGACCTGCTCCGGGCCGGCGTCATCGTCCGCCCCATGCAGGGCTACGGCCTGCCCAACCATGTGCGCGTCACCATGGGCAAGCCCGAGGAGATGGACGCCTTCTGGGCCGCCATCACCCCCATCCTGGACAACGCCGGCTGCGGTTGCCGCTAG
- the clpP gene encoding ATP-dependent Clp endopeptidase proteolytic subunit ClpP → MERAYYPPIVIEETPRGERSYDIYSRLLKDNIIFLGTAIDDNVANAIVAQMLFLESEDPDKDIQIYINSPGGSVTAGLAIYDTMQFVKNDIVTYCIGQAASMGAHLLAAGTKGKRFALPSARIMIHQPSGGAQGQASDIEITFKEIQRLKDSLAGALSKHTGQPLKKVTKDMDRDYFMSAEEAMEYGIIDRVLSERPA, encoded by the coding sequence ATGGAACGCGCCTACTATCCGCCCATCGTCATCGAGGAGACCCCCCGGGGCGAGCGGAGCTATGACATCTATTCCCGCCTGCTCAAGGACAACATCATCTTCCTGGGCACGGCCATCGACGACAACGTCGCCAACGCCATCGTGGCCCAGATGCTCTTCCTGGAGAGCGAGGACCCCGACAAGGACATCCAGATCTACATCAACAGCCCCGGCGGCAGCGTGACCGCGGGCCTGGCCATCTACGACACCATGCAGTTCGTGAAGAACGACATCGTCACCTACTGCATCGGGCAGGCCGCGTCCATGGGCGCCCACCTCCTCGCCGCGGGCACCAAGGGCAAGCGCTTCGCCCTGCCCAGCGCCCGCATCATGATCCACCAGCCCTCGGGCGGCGCCCAGGGCCAGGCCTCGGACATCGAGATCACCTTCAAGGAGATCCAGCGCCTGAAGGACAGCCTGGCCGGCGCCCTGTCCAAGCACACGGGCCAGCCCCTCAAGAAGGTCACCAAGGACATGGACCGCGACTACTTCATGAGCGCCGAGGAAGCCATGGAGTACGGGATCATCGACCGCGTCCTCTCCGAGCGCCCGGCCTAG
- a CDS encoding glycoside hydrolase family 3 N-terminal domain-containing protein, protein MQHAPAHRLLWTGFNGLDAAEVQPGFQPGGIVLFARNLDPDPAAGPARCHALIQDLQARWGPLAVAVDQEGGPVSRLRAWVGPTPALRAIWTHGGADGCRRWGGLWGRGLHMLGFNVDFAPVADLYDPAPDAALGSRCAADTPEAATAAAGAFLAGLEAEGVRGCLKHFPGLGGTRLDSHVGLPEVTDPARLDVHVGPFQALAHPDRLVMVAHLRTPLSGGLPGSLSFRCVAGNPWGIQARWLPDDLEMGGADGFTWEDKARRCLEAGHEALLVCQTPAAAEACAEAVTRLPETLWAPAAARFRALRLRLPRRADPFEATAWKAWVDEIREAAAQVP, encoded by the coding sequence ATGCAGCACGCCCCCGCCCATCGCCTCCTCTGGACCGGGTTCAACGGCCTGGACGCCGCCGAAGTCCAGCCCGGCTTCCAGCCGGGGGGCATCGTCCTCTTCGCCCGCAACCTGGACCCCGATCCCGCCGCCGGCCCCGCCCGCTGCCACGCCCTCATCCAGGACCTCCAGGCCCGGTGGGGCCCCCTGGCCGTGGCCGTGGACCAGGAGGGGGGCCCCGTGAGCCGCCTGCGCGCCTGGGTGGGCCCCACCCCCGCCCTCCGGGCCATCTGGACCCACGGCGGGGCGGACGGCTGCCGCCGCTGGGGGGGCCTGTGGGGCCGGGGCCTCCACATGCTGGGGTTCAACGTGGACTTCGCCCCCGTGGCCGACCTCTACGATCCCGCCCCGGACGCGGCGCTGGGCAGCCGGTGCGCCGCCGACACCCCGGAGGCGGCGACGGCCGCCGCCGGCGCCTTCCTGGCGGGCCTCGAGGCCGAAGGCGTGCGCGGCTGCCTGAAGCACTTCCCCGGCCTGGGCGGCACCCGCCTGGACAGCCACGTGGGCCTGCCGGAGGTGACCGACCCGGCGCGGCTGGACGTCCACGTGGGCCCCTTCCAGGCCCTGGCCCATCCCGATCGCCTGGTGATGGTGGCCCACCTGCGGACCCCCCTGAGCGGGGGCCTGCCGGGCAGCCTCTCCTTCCGGTGCGTGGCCGGGAACCCCTGGGGCATCCAGGCCCGGTGGCTGCCCGACGACCTGGAAATGGGCGGCGCGGACGGCTTCACCTGGGAGGACAAGGCCCGGCGCTGCCTGGAGGCCGGCCACGAGGCCCTCCTGGTGTGCCAGACCCCGGCCGCCGCCGAGGCCTGCGCCGAGGCCGTCACGCGGCTTCCGGAGACCCTGTGGGCGCCGGCCGCGGCGCGCTTCCGGGCCCTCCGGCTCCGTCTCCCGCGCAGGGCCGACCCCTTCGAGGCCACGGCCTGGAAGGCCTGGGTGGATGAAATCCGGGAGGCCGCGGCCCAGGTGCCATGA
- a CDS encoding response regulator: MRGPVLIVDDEEDFRELLVDALASLGYRVFGAETAEAALAGWEGWKPAVVVTDQNMPGGKSGLELLAYLRERAPAVPCILMTGYASEELARKAQRLGVFDFLRKPFKLTDFETSLARACRWAEDQGAPHA, encoded by the coding sequence ATGCGCGGCCCCGTCCTGATCGTCGACGACGAGGAGGATTTCCGGGAGCTCCTCGTGGACGCCCTGGCCTCCCTGGGCTACCGCGTCTTCGGCGCGGAGACGGCCGAGGCCGCCCTCGCGGGGTGGGAGGGCTGGAAGCCCGCCGTCGTCGTCACCGACCAGAACATGCCCGGGGGCAAGTCCGGCCTGGAGCTGCTGGCCTACCTCCGGGAGCGGGCCCCCGCGGTGCCCTGCATCCTCATGACCGGGTACGCCAGCGAGGAGCTGGCCCGGAAGGCCCAGCGGCTCGGCGTCTTTGACTTCCTGCGCAAGCCCTTCAAGCTGACCGATTTCGAGACCTCCCTGGCCCGGGCCTGCCGCTGGGCGGAGGACCAGGGCGCCCCCCACGCCTGA